A single genomic interval of Peromyscus leucopus breed LL Stock chromosome 7, UCI_PerLeu_2.1, whole genome shotgun sequence harbors:
- the LOC114691254 gene encoding olfactory receptor 1537-like has translation MAAGNYCTVTEFFLAGLSEKQELQIPLFLLFLGIYVITVVGNLGMVTLIVLSSHLHNPMYYFLSSLSFIDLCQSTVVIPKLLVSFVTEKNPISYPGCLTQLYFFLIFAIAECYTLAAMAYDRYVAICNPLLYSVTMSYQIYTSLITGVYIFSVFCASVHTGFMIRISFCKLDVINHYFCDLLPLLKLACSSTYINELLILFFGTLNIFVPILTIITSYIFIIASILRIRSTEGRSKAFSTCSSHILAVVIFFGSLAFMYLQPSSVNSMDQGKVSSVFYTIVVPMLNPLIYSLRNKDVSVALKKILERKIFM, from the coding sequence ATGGCAGCAGGAAATTACTGCACAGTGACTGAGTTCTTCTTGGCTGGGCTCTCAGAAAAGCAAGAACTACAGatacccctcttcctcctcttcctaggAATCTATGTGATAACTGTGGTGGGGAATCTGGGTATGGTCACACTGATTGTGCTCAGTTCCCACTTGCACAACCCCATGTACTATTTTCTCAGCAGTCTGTCCTTCATTGACCTCTGTCAGTCCACAGTTGTTATCCCTAAACTGCTGGTGAGCTTTGTGACAGAGAAGAACCCCATCTCCTACCCTGGATGCCTGACTCAGCTctatttcttcctcatttttgCCATTGCAGAGTGTTACACATTAGCTGCAATGGcatatgaccgctatgtggccatctgtaacCCCCTGCTTTACAGTGTAACCATGTCCTATCAGATTTACACTTCCCTGATTACAGGAGTGTACATTTTTAGTGTGTTCTGTGCATCAGTTCACACAGGCTTCATGATTAGGATTTCATTCTGCAAATTAGATGTCATCAATCATTATTTCTGTGATCTTCTTCCCCTCTTGAAGCTTGCATGCTCTAGTACCTATATCAATGAATTGTTGATTCTATTTTTCGGTACATTAAACATCTTTGTCCCAATTCTCACTATTATTACTTCCTACATCTTCATTATTGCCAGCATCCTCCGCATTCGCTCCACAGAAGGCAGGTCCAAAGCCTTCAGTACCTGCAGTTCTCACATCTTGGCTGTTGTTATCTTCTTTGGATCTTTAGCATTCATGTATCTGCAGCCATCATCAGTCAACTCCATGGACCAAGGGAAAGTGTCCTCTGTGTTTTATACCATTGTTGTACCTATGCTGAACCCCTtgatctacagcctgaggaataAAGAtgtcagtgtggccttgaagaaaatacttgaaagaaaaatattcatgtaA
- the LOC114691253 gene encoding olfactory receptor 150-like, translating into MEEVNNTAVTEFILAGLTEKPELQLPLFLIFLGVYLFTVVGNLGMIILILFSSHLHTPMYYLLSSLSFIDCCQSTVITPKMLVNFVTEKNVIPYPECIAQFYFFCAFAVAECHMLAAMAYDRYVAISNPLLYNLTMSYHVCLWMVSGVYGMGLLSATAHIVFLLRVLFCKSNIINHYFCDLFPLLELSCSSTFINEVLALSFSAFNVVVPAVTILSSYIFIIVSILHIQSTGGRSKAFSTCSSHILAVVVFYGSIAFMYLQPSSVSSLGQGKLSSLFYTIVVPMLNPMIYSLRNQDVKVAFRKLLKKIFPLNEE; encoded by the coding sequence atggaagaagtaAATAATACTGCTGTGACTGAGTTCATCCTTGCTGGGTTAACTGAGAAACCAGAGCTGCAGTTGCCCCTATTCCTCATCTTCCTAGGAGTCTATTTGTTTACAGTTGTAGGAAACCTGGGCATGATCATCTTGATTCTGTTTAGTTCTCACCTGCACACACCCATGTATTATTTACTCAGCAGTCTGTCCTTTATTGACTGCTGTCAGTCCACTGTCATTACTCCCAAAATGCTGGTGAACTTTGTGACTGAGAAGAATGTCATCCCCTACCCGGAATGCATAGCTCAGTTCTATTTCTTCTGTGCTTTTGCTGTTGCAGAATGTCACATGTTGGCTGCAATGGcatatgaccgctatgtggctaTCTCTAACCCTTTACTTTACAATCTAACCATGTCCTATCACGTCTGTTTGTGGATGGTTTCTGGGGTCTATGGTATGGGCTTACTAAGTGCCACAGCTCACATTGTCTTCCTGCTAAGAGTGCTTTTCTGTAAGTCTAATATAATTAACCATTACTTCTGTGATCTTTTTCCATTACTGGAGCTCTCTTGCTCTAGTACTTTTATCAATGAAGTACTAGCACTGTCCTTCAGTGCATTTAACGTTGTTGTACCAGCTGTGACCATCCTTAGCTCTTACATCTTCATCATTGTCAGCATCCTGCACATTCAATCCACTGGGGGAAGATCCAAGGCCTTCAGCACCTGCAGTTCTCACATTTTGGCTGTTGTTGTCTTCTATGGTTCTATAGCTTTCATGTACCTTCAGCCATCATCGGTCAGCTCCCTGGGCCAAGGGAAattgtcatctttgttttataccATTGTTGTGCCTATGTTGAATCCCATGATCTACAGCCTGAGAAATCAAGATGTCAAAGTTGCCTTTAGAAAACTACTAAAAAAGATTTTTCCTCTCAATGAAGAATAA